In Zingiber officinale cultivar Zhangliang chromosome 1A, Zo_v1.1, whole genome shotgun sequence, a genomic segment contains:
- the LOC122005508 gene encoding myosin-1-like, which produces MSSALPTVPTSARSMLEEMLAALKLRDEKPKDVPPSLPSRPTLKRRPPSTKNKKFKIESDLAEFSSEEPADVTVVKARPDLSEPRNGIILSNRPDEQDSQESDSYEEAHFVEEALVDDASRLEELEKLVTSIKEELRQKEEENIALLAQVQEYQKNWSLCEEKIHSMEDLYQKQIQTLTMSLDVVQKSLLASDTAKQLAGAGPKPDATPNKNVVGRNVDCKGITCPVYQLAKELEKQKQMFEVEARGLGDVKSGQTEYAKKSLEELRKLKAVYASWKKEYKKHLHETKKALLKLKKSEGEETHRRWWCQRRTAKSRFSMCSS; this is translated from the exons ATGTCGTCTGCTTTGCCGACGGTTCCCACCTCTGCCCGCAGCATGCTTGAAGAAATGTTGGCTGCCCTCAAATTGAGGGATGAAAAGCCTAAGGATGTCCCACCGTCATTGCCCTCCCGACCCACCTTGAAACGGAGGCCGCCCTCAacaaagaataaaaaatttaagattgAAAGCGACCTTGCTGAATTTTCATCCGAGGAACCTGCTGATGTAACGGTGGTGAAGGCAAGGCCGGATTTGTCGGAACCAAGAAATGGCATCATTTTATCAAATAGGCCGGACGAACAGGATTCTCAAGAATCAGATTCCTATGAGGAAGCTCATTTCGTTGAAGAG GCTTTGGTGGATGACGCTTCAAGATTAGAAGAGCTTGAGAAGTTGGTTACATCTATAAAGGAAGAATTGAGACAAAAAGAGGAGGAGAACATTGCATTGCTTGCACAAGTTCAGGAGTATCAAAAGAACTGGTCATTGTGTGAGGAAAAAATCCACTCGATGGAGGATCTGTATCAGAAACAGATACAGACTCTCACG ATGAGCCTCGATGTAGTTCAGAAGAGCCTTCTAGCCAGCGACACTGCCAAGCAACTTGCTGGCGCAGGACCAAAACCTGATGCAACACCAAATAAAAATGTAGTGGGAAGGAATGTGGATTGCAAAGGTATTACTTGTCCTGTTTATCAGCTAGcaaaggagcttgagaagcagAAACAGATGTTTGAGGTTGAAGCAAGAGGGCTTGGTGATGTGAAGTCTGGGCAGACAGAGTATGCTAAGAAATCACTCGAAGAACTTCGAAAGTTGAAGGCCGTGTATGCATCTTGGAAGAAGGAATACAAGAAGCATTTGCATGAGACTAAGAAAGCACTGCTCAAGCTTAAAAAATCAGAAGGTGAGGAAACTCATAGAAGATGGTGGTGCCAGAGAAGAACTGCTAAAAGTAGGTTTTCAATGTGCTCTTCTTAA